The nucleotide window CGCTGCCGCCGTCGCCGCAAACTggccttgccttgccttgccttgcccTGCGCTCTCTCACTTGTTCTGGCTCAATTTAAGCATGCAGCTGGTGCAGGGATGCCACGGGGCTCGAGCTGTTCGCGAACTGTTCTTCGGCTAGcagggggggtgggtggttgttgttgaatcCCAGTATTCTCATCAACTTAAATTGTCAAGTAGAGTTGTAATGTGCAGCAATAACTTCTCGCTGATTAGTAGTATCCACGGGAACACACAAATGCATAATTTAAGTATCGTTCTGGTGATACCGACAGACTCGGAGGATAAAGGGTGATGCGGATGGGGGAATAGGATCGATCGATGGATGGCTGCAGCGACACGGAGCCCGCCGTGTATCGGACCTGTATTGGTGGTATTATTACGGTATTGTGAATACGTGACGGAGATACGGTCTGAAAGTGCCTTAAGGTATCAAGGCACGACTTCTGTCGGGTCAGCGGCAGGTCCCGGACCTCGGGATTTCAGTTGGGTTTAGTTGGAATGACGGACAACTACTATCTACGTATTGGGCTGGTAGCCGTggccagccatcatcatgccGGTTGTTTTCCTTGGTTTGCGCACGTAGGTGATTTGCATTGTAGCTTGTGGTGTGGAAGATAAGCTGGAATTCTGACGAATCGGAGCGTAGGGGAGTATCTCGGTGAGGTTGTGGGTGTGGAATGTTGATTGCTAGCCACGGCGAGGGTGGTATGtggataattatatattgtGGTATGGAGGGTGGCTTCAGTTTGGTATGTTGAGGGTCCACAGGGATAATGGGGAAGATATATCCGGGGTTAGTGTTGTTTGTTTAACTTGTGGTTTTttcaatgatgatgctacGCGATATATATTATCGGGTGAAGCGGGTTGGTTcagtagtataatataactatacaTCTCGCTTATAGTGTGTACACTTATCAAGTCAGAGGTAGGTGCTAGAACTGGATAACCATGGCAGTAACTTGCATACGTTCTCGATCTACTATGACAACGTAATTATATATGTGGCCATCTTGGCATAGTCTAGATTAATGTTAATTGTAGCGGAGTATTCAGTTCGTAGACACCTTCATCTCTGCCTTATTCGAAACAGCAATTCTGCATCATGTGATCACAATGATCTACGTCTGTCCTTCCTTTTGTAGGTGATATCGATAGGGTACCGGTATTTgagtggaggatgataagTAAAGAAGGTCCCTTGCTTCATTGCAAACACGCTCCTAACTGGAATAATCATCCGGATGAAGTCAAGTTAGGAGCGTGTTTGCAATTCATCATGTCCCAGCTATATCTTGCCGTAATGaaagataagataattatcatACAGAATATCGCGTCAAGTATACAGCGTGAAGACCTACGTAGCTTGACCGAAATTTGACTGATCCATAGAAGAAGAGTTCGTCTGTATGCTAGGTGTTGTATACCGCCTGTTACCTCCAACAGGCAGTCATGAGCCCATCAAAATGTTAGATAGCCTTTTCCACTATCAACTGTGAAAGGGCACGTGGTTTCAAGGCTTATTAGTTACATCAGAGCTTTTTTAGACAGTATCTGCCGTGACATGTCGACTAAGGGGAATTGCGTGTACGTGTACGATGCTTAACTTGGAGATACTTGAGTTGACATGTCTACTTCAAAGTAATGAGCgtatcttcctcatccccggACAGAATAACCTCGAAAATGAAATAATTGGTGAAGCTATGAGTAAACAGACCATAGATACCGCTGATGTACCTGTATTAATCGATTTGCGACAAGGACATATGCTCATTTCGCAACAGGCACAGGAAAGTCCCTTCCCCATTTCTCAAACGGCGCCTCGATAGAATATCGCAAATCGAGCTCTATCTCCTCATCCGGCTCAAGTGTCACTTCCCATCGAACCTCTCCATCACGACCCAGTTCCGCAGTCTTCGTTCCCGGCTTTCCCGGCTCTGTGAGATCCACCTTATCACCCGGAAACCCCAAGGTCTCTGGCGTCAGAATCTCAACATCAAAATGATCGTCCACATTAACCGGCACCTGATCCAATACCAGAACGTTGACTGCATGGTCTCTTGTATTCTTGATCTTGCATGTCGCTTTGAAATATGTGATAGTAAGCTCCAAGAATTCGTCGATTTTACTAAGTGTTATCCCAGGTTCCTTATAGGCCACCTTAACGAACCTGTCCACCCCAAGGTTGAGTTCAAAGAATTCATTGCGCACGCAGCTGGGGACATTGGTCTTGCCGAAACAGGTACCGTCAACGGTTAAGTTCACTTCACCTGATCGCATATTCACAGGTGAAGTATTCTGTATCTTGGCACGAAGAAATGCTGCGGCATGTCTCTTGGGCACTATCACATGGGTGAATGAAGCTTGGAGGTCCAGCTCCGCTATTCATAGCGGCGGGGCGCAGATGAGGGCTTGATGACACGCCGGCCAGGTAGTTCATATGATACACTCAGGCCATGGCCTTGGCTGATCGACTCGGGCACCTTGCTATCAGGCGGATAAAAGTCATGGTACATCGAGGTTCCCAGTTCTTCCTTTATGTTATCAGCTGTAAATGTCAAAGAAAAATCTTTCCAACTCAGGATAAccaggggaggggaatgtcGGTTCTGATATCCCCAGTGTTGGCATAGAAGGGGGCACAGACAACCCGGATTTAGTCAGCATGACTGCCAGCTCCCATGGTGTCAATGATGGGATGGCTTGCCCCGGAGGCGACATGTGCGCTTGCGGGGCCGACAGCGTTACCTGGGCATCTCGCCAGGTTTCGGAACTCATGTTAGTGAACAGGGCACAGAGTTTCATCTTAGCCGTTGAGAAGAGCGTATTGATGTTGAGGTCGTGAAGCTTGAGTTCTGACTTCGCCGGAACCGTATAGATCAAGTGCAACATCACTTCATTGCTCTGAGTCTTTCCTCCCGCTTGGTTCTCCTTATCACCAGGTAGAGTTCCAGGGCTCGACGTAGGCGCAGGAGCAGTCACTTGCCCTTCCACGTGCACAACTACCTGGCAGTAATGGTCTAAGGCCGGCTTTTCCGAGGCAGGTCTCTGATTCTGTTCTTCCAACATACTCGGATTCGCCCCTTCGTAGAGCGCTGGTCCGTACTCCCCCCGATAAGTATCTTGCGCACCAGCTCCATCATAACCCATAGGCTGCCTCTCTCGACTGAGAGAATCGTTCCTAGAGTAGCCTTTAAGAATACCGCATCCGGCGTATAGACCTTCATAGGGTTTGTAGATGGTGTCTTTCCTATTGTCAGGGTCTCTGACTGGGTCAAAGACTCTTCTGTCAGAGATTGGTTTGCAAGTGGACGAGTATCGGAGAACGTTTGCATGCTGGATGTCGATTACTCTGGCGGGGCCGAGACTTTCAACACGGATGGACTCGGGATCGACCTGGTGGTCGAtcttgttgatggtgatcGCGAACGCACCGGGCTGTTAGCAGCTGTGAGAAGATACTCTATAGATATGATATACGATTGCTAGGGAATCTGTACCTGGACACGGACAGGAAACTCGTGCGTGATGCTTGCTAGAGTAGGATGAAAGGCAACGGACTTTGTGGGAATGTCCTCGACGGAGAATCCTTGGTGAGCGGGACCTTCCATGTTGGTTAATTGCAAGATAAACAGATAAATGAAGTTcgcggatgaggatgggggtggaaaTAGAACAAGAGAAAGCAGTGGACGCTTCGAACGAGGGCTGTATTATTTGACagagatatatatctttatatccTGCATGTGATCACTACCACGGGGAGGAATATCCCTTTGTAGTTCTGATAGTATCACTGTTCACTTGACAAGCCATTAATTCGAAACGCCACAAGGTGAGTTGGGGTGAATGTCAATTTAGGGTCCTCACTATCTGGTCACAATCCAATCGTGTGGAAATAACCTGGTAGATGTAAGGTTCTCAGAGTAGACTTCCAAGTTCGGTAATAGGCAGGCTTCTCGTGAAGTTTCATCGGGGCTATGGATGGGATCTTTCCTTGTTATACAGTATCCAGTCCAGCAATATCTGGATAATCACTGAGTAATCACTGAATATCCCTTGTCATTAACGGATAACGCCAGTATAGTGCACTATCGCCTTCACTTGCTCTGTTACGTGGCAGGTTTACAGCTGAATATCTGTCCAGTACTGATAGGATGGAAACTCTTTGGCGCCATCCCTTATCATTAGAGTGACTGCGGTGTGATATATAGTAGCAATGCATAGTTGAGTTATGGAGTCACTTGATGCAAGGTAATGGTATCTCGAGACTAGAGTACTTTCACCACATCACTGCAATGACACAGAAGATCACAAAACCAAGGAATCGTAGCTAGACTACGTTGATAAGAACAACGGCTGAGCAGAAATTAGAGGATAATCCCAATTTGTATTAAACTTCACAAGAACCCCATCAGCGAATTATAGACGTATAGTACTCAACATCCTGGGCTATTCACAAGGAGAGACATTGAAACTATCAACAGGTTCAAGGAAGCCgcaaaacaacaacacagcaacaacagcaacagcaaattAATCACACAAGATTATGACCCGGTGCGCCCCGAAGCCGTCAGCAACTGTATGTACAGCGCAGAATATGGATTCGACTCGAGCTAAAGATTACAACCATTAGTTTGGAGCAATTCACATTAGGAGATGAGGCGCATACATACCAGTCAATGCTTACTGCTGAGacttgcccttctccttctccttctcctcaccaccctccttaCCCcagttcttgcccttcttgtcATCGGTAGTCTCGCCGAAGCTCTTGCTGAAGGATGCGGACTCGTTGTCCTGGACGCTCTTGTAGTGTTCCTCACCAGCGGAACCGCCCTCCTTGCCCCACTTCTTGCCAGCCTCCTTGGAGTACTCGTCGGACTTGACAGGGACAGGCTGGGGCTTGTGCCAGTGCTCCTGGGGCTTCTTAACAGCAACGGGGACTCCGATTTCCTCGACGGCAACGGCTTCGGGCTTCTCTCCCCAGCCATCACCACGCCTGTGAATGCCCCcgctaccaccaccatggacaTTGTCATTGCctgataaatattagtattggACAAATTGGAAAAACAGGGATAGGTGGACGCTGTCACATACCAACAGCAGGAGCGGCGATGGTGAGGCCAGCAAGGGCAACGAGGGAGAGAACAGCGGAGGCCTTCATTTTGAGTAGTTGGTTGTTTGAAGCGTGAGCTTGTTGGTTGAAGGTTTGTTTGTGAAGTGAGGAGCTGTGAGGAGAGAAGCTTgaatgatgctgatgatgagaaaaagTCGAGTTGGGGAGGATTCGAGGCCCTCTTTATACCTTTTCGCGAGGTCCTTCGGGTCTCTGGATACGTACCTAGAATAGCGACATGGCATATCCAGCCTGTCACCGAATATCACAGACACTGACACATCCACGACTTCGAACAATAGTTATTGCCATATATGCGAATTAGTGTCAATAATTGAATTGCATGCGCCACGGCTGCAGGGTCCCGGACGGTCAACCCCGGATTCCGTCGCTTGGATCGGACATGTACTGTATGGCGTTGATATGTCATTTCGGCCCGGGGTTTGGCTGCCTTTATTGGCAGAAGTGGCAGTATTGTTGGTTGGGATTTTTATTTAGGTTTACCGATCGAGATTCCGAAGCAAGGGATGAGACTGTGGCTCTCGCCGCCTTCTAACCAAACACCAGTTCGCACAACATGAAGGGTATAGATTTTGTGGCTGAAACTGCGTCGTTTCTCCTGACGATCAATGACTCTGGTTCGGAAATAGAAAACTATATGGAATTTGTCACGTCGGTCTTTGCCATTATGACATGCTTGTGAAGGCAGAAGAGCTCTCAATGAGGTGTATGTGCGTAGTGAGTAGCATATCGTATTTTTTGTAGAGGCAAAAAATAGTTTCCCGCAATATGTGGAAATTGCATCAGGGAAATATGCATTTTCGTTGACCGAGTCTTGCTGAATAGAGATGTCCGACCTGAACTCTCAACCTGCACTTAGCCAAGTAggaatatagaaaaattgTTATGCATTAGGCAAgttctattaataattacgTGAAATCCCGCAGGCGAATATGAAAACGATATTCATTCGTTTACGTTTTGGAAATGGTTGCCTGCACATAGTGACCTGTAGTACTACTTATGTGCCGAATGTGGCTGGCACTGTGTGACATACCAGTGTAGTCCAGCAGAGTTGATCCAGAGAATGTAATGCATTTTATTggaataattagattaaaggCAACATTAACTGCAAATGTTTGAATTGTGTAAGTTGTCGGAATAACTAACTACCCACTTTACTTGATAAGACATGGTCCCGATATAGGTATTACACACACACATGAAGATAGACCGGATATTTATGTAGAACCATTTGCAGGAGAATTATCGACAACATCTGTTGTAAAGGAAATCGGAAATATTCACTTCAATACAATGACAGATGACAATGGCGCAGAACAGGAGACAAACAACAAACATTGCTTGGATGAAATGCAAATCGAACAAAAGATAAAAAcattaaatattactatcgattataatatatttgaCCGACCCGAGAGCACGCCCATGATCTCTATGCTCCGAAATATTACCCATATTCCCAGTATCCTAGTTCCCAATTCCCTTCCGATAGGCGATCCCGCAAGTTTTGCTCGTAAAGGCCGTCAGAATAGATTCGAACTTTTGCTTCTGTTACAAAGACGTTAGTATATATCACTATAGCGAAAGGAGTTAGCATATACATACCAAGTATGACTGCTGAAACATTACTGCTGCTCCGTAGTCTGACTTTCGTAGGACTCATCAGATTCATGCTGGTTGACCGGGACGTGATTCACGGGGTGTGCAGGTGGCTTGAGAGCCTCGGGCTTGTGAACTTGGGGCTTGTCCATCTCAGGCCTGTGAACCTTAGGCGTGTGGGCATCAGGTTTGAAGTCTACAGACTGGTGGACCTCAGGATTGGAGCTTTCAGACTGATAGCCCTTAGACTTGATATCATCCGTCTTGTACTCCTCGGACTGGTAGGCCTCAGACCTGTAGTCCTCCTTGGGAGTCTTAGGCGCTGGGTAGTCATTCTCGGGGACGTAAATTGTCGGGGATTCGGACTCAGAATACTCAGGTGCGACGGGctttgaggaagaagaaccaaaTCCTCGCGCGTAAATGACCTCGGAGCGTCCAATCTTGTGGTTAGTGTCACTGAGCTGGTATTTTTGCTCTTCAGCGCTGAGGCGATTgttttggttttggttttggttattctggttctggttgttattattattgttgttgttctggttctggcgcTGAGGGTTGGCATCTAGACAATGTCAGTTCCTGGATAGCATGGTCGAGCTTGGAAAGACATACAACTAGTAGGTGCCGCGGCGGCCATAGTGGCGGCGAGGATGCAGAGAACGGCGGAAACCTTCATGATGGTGGCGAGTGAGAGAATTGCCTGCGCTGCTTGGACTTGAGCTGTCTGATGATGTTTTCTGCAGTAGTGGTAGCAGAATGGCTCGGGACACTGGCCCTTTTATTGCTCGCCGAGTCACTGCTGAGTGATGGTGGTTAGTCTAGCTATGATAGTGACACCTGAGATATGAGGAATAATCGACAAAGACAGTGTTCAATGTGTACTCAATTATTCACATGCTGTACTACTTTTGCCTACGATTTGTGAAACCTCAGAGTGAGATCTATGCTATGTTGGGGTAACGGCAGCTGTCAATTGACAGCTCGTTCAAATGATCAACCGCTATTGGGCGTTATGATATCATTTGGGACAGCTAATACCTATTATGGCTCTGATCTTCAATAGTGTTCCTTCCAGAacgattatttatatagaccgcttctcatcatctcccttctTCGTCCATCACTACTTCGTATCATCGATCCCGCTCCCCTGTCACACTGATAAGTCTATCCCTATTCATCAAaccaccaactaaccacCAAATTAGTATACCGACTACCAACAAAACACCACCTGTCA belongs to Aspergillus luchuensis IFO 4308 DNA, chromosome 3, nearly complete sequence and includes:
- a CDS encoding uncharacterized protein (SECRETED:SignalP(1-23)) yields the protein MKVSAVLCILAATMAAAAPTSYANPQRQNQNNNNNNNNQNQNNQNQNQNNRLSAEEQKYQLSDTNHKIGRSEVIYARGFGSSSSKPVAPEYSESESPTIYVPENDYPAPKTPKEDYRSEAYQSEEYKTDDIKSKGYQSESSNPEVHQSVDFKPDAHTPKVHRPEMDKPQVHKPEALKPPAHPVNHVPVNQHESDESYESQTTEQQ
- a CDS encoding uncharacterized protein (COG:S;~EggNog:ENOG410PI76;~InterPro:IPR011935,IPR025554;~PFAM:PF13600), with the protein product MEGPAHQGFSVEDIPTKSVAFHPTLASITHEFPVRVQPGAFAITINKIDHQVDPESIRVESLGPARVIDIQHANVLRYSSTCKPISDRRVFDPVRDPDNRKDTIYKPYEGLYAGCGILKGYSRNDSLSRERQPMGYDGAGAQDTYRGEYGPALYEGANPSMLEEQNQRPASEKPALDHYCQVVVHVEGQVTAPAPTSSPGTLPGDKENQAGGKTQSNEVMLHLIYTVPAKSELKLHDLNINTLFSTAKMKLCALFTNMSSETWRDAQVTLSAPQAHMSPPGQAIPSLTPWELAVMLTKSGLSVPPSMPTLGISEPTFPSPGYPELERFFFDIYS
- a CDS encoding uncharacterized protein (COG:S;~EggNog:ENOG410PI76;~InterPro:IPR037291,IPR011935;~PFAM:PF13598) — translated: MRSGEVNLTVDGTCFGKTNVPSCVRNEFFELNLGVDRFVKVAYKEPGITLSKIDEFLELTITYFKATCKIKNTRDHAVNVLVLDQVPVNVDDHFDVEILTPETLGFPGDKVDLTEPGKPGTKTAELGRDGEVRWEVTLEPDEEIELDLRYSIEAPFEKWGRDFPVPVAK